The Streptomyces pratensis genomic interval CTGGAACGAGCCCACCCCTCACCACGCCAAGCAGCGATTCCACTGTTGCGCGGCCTGCCGGCCCGAGCCCTTCAGAACGCACGTTCCCCGCAGGCACCGCCGGCCTCCGCCGAGCGCGGGACGCACGGCCGTCGTGGGACACGGCCCCCTGCCCCCATCAACCAAAGCTTCGGAGGCACACCATGACGTCCCCACCACTCCGGACCATCGATCCGGAAGCTCAAAGCGCAGTTCAGGCATGCTCGGACGATGTCTTCGGCTGCCGATCGGCGTGCAGCCGGTCATCGCTGTCGGTCTCGGCGCGCTCTTCGGCACCCTCGTCCCGGCTGCCGGTGAGCAGATGAAGATCCTCGGTGACGTCTTCCTCGACCTGGTTCAGGTCGTGGTGCTGCCGCTGGTCTTCCCGCTCGGGTGCTGGGCGTCGCCGGCATGGAATCGGTCAGGAAGGTCGGGCGGATCACCGGCAAGGCGATCCTCTACTTCGAGGTGGTCACGGCCCTCATTCTGCTGGTAGCCGTGGAGCTCACCAGTATCGGCAAGGACGCTCCCGTACAAGGTGCCGGCACCGAGAATCTGCAGAGCCTGGACCAGGGGGTCGACTTCCGGACCGGGTGCTGGTCACCGAAGCGAAGCCGGAGGAAGACGTGCTGTGGGCCGCGTCGAGGCGTTCCGCAGCCGGCCAGAACTCTCGGTCGCGGCCCCGCTGTAGACGATCACACTCGCCGTACTCGCCCCGCCCACGCGAACTCGGTAGACACCCTTCATACTTCCGCCGCGCAGCCCGTCGGTTCCGGCTACATGGACCCCTGCCCCCAGTGCCTTACACACGATCCCCGAGAAGGCTCCAGTCTCCATGAACCGGCGTCCTGCCGACCTTGTCCTCGGCTCGGGGCGCTGCCGGGCCGCAGCCGTCCTCCAGCAAGTCGGCTGCCTCGGCGGGCACTTCCGTCCGTGGCCGTGTGCCGGCGAGGCGGCAGGAGTCAGTTTCGCTCTCGATGTGGTGCCGTCGAAGGTGAGACGGTCGACGATGTCCGCGCGAAGGCGGGCAAACGGTGAAGGTCCTGATTCAGCCTCCGAGGAGCTCGTCGGGGGCGACGGCGGTCCTGCACTTCACCGCGCGTTCGGTCAGGACCTGGAAGAGAGGTTCGGCGTCGCGGCGGTCCAGTTCCGTGCAGCCCAACTCGTCGACGCACAGGGCGACGCGGCCGGAGCGGGCGCTGGTCTTGTCGAGCTGCTCCTCGTCGGCGGCCACGGCACCGGCAAACCGCAGGGATGGAGTGACGGACGTGTGGTCCTGGTCCCGGATGAAGCCTCAACGCCGGGCGTGGCGGATCTTCAGCCGCCCGAATCCCATGGTCCCGGAGATACGGATCTTCGGCCCGCCGGGCCGGGTAAGCGGCCGGGCCTTGTAACGCAGATCCTTCCACCCAGTCTGCAAACCCTCGACGACGGCTTCGCGAGGCACCGTGATCTTGGCCCTGCCGGTGCCGAGCTGCAACTCGATGTCGACTATCGGATGCTCGATGACCGCCCGGGACAGATCCAGGCGCACCCTTCCGAACGCGGACTCGACCTTGAGAATCCGAGGTACCCTCCACACGCCGCGCCGCTGGATCCGGCCGCCGGCAACGGCGATCGTCGACGTGGTGCCAGGGTGCTCCGCCGGGAGCAGAGCCAGGGCCGACACAAGCTCGCTCTGCAGCTCGGCGGTGAGGACACGGTGGAGGCGCTCGTCCAACTCCTCGTGCGAGATGATCCCTTCGGCGTAGGCGTCCTGAAGGCGCTGAACGGCAGTATCGCGGTCTTCTTCGCCGACCAGCGGCATCGAGTCCTGCGGTGAAGGGGGCACCGTTTCACCCTACTGCCGTGCGGGCGACTCGAACCCGCCAAGGTCCGGAACGAGCAATACTCTGATGGGAGGCCGACCACTCGTCATCGTGGCCACGGCCGCCGCCCCGGAGTGCCTGTGCCGTGCGACTCGAACGGCACCACGCCCGCGTACATCATCGGCGGCCAGCTGACCCTGCTCGACGCCGCGCTGGGCACGATCGACTTCACCACGCCGGATGGCGGGCGGAACCAGCTGGGCGACCAGACCGCGACCCGTCATGGTGCGCCCTCGCGGCTGGCATCTGCTCGACTCGACAAGCATCTGCACATCAACGGCCTGCCCGCCCCGGCAGCCCTGGTCGACTTCAGCCTCTACTTATTCGACTGCGCCCAACGGCAGATCGAGGCCGGACGGAGCCGTACTTCTACCCCCGAAGCTGGTGTACCGCGACGCGGCATGACTCCGGAACGATGTCTTCGTCTCTCGTGGGAGCCGTCTCCTCCCTCCACACAGACGCGGAGATGGTCATCACTGTGACAAAATTCGCCGAACACACCCTGGGCAGAACGGTCGTACGCTCCCAGGACCGGGCAGGTTTCGTCGTCAACACGCTTCTCATCCCGTACCTCCTTTCGGCGATCCGCATGGCGGAAACCCGGCTTCGCCAGACCCTCCGACGTCGACGCCGGCATGGAACTGGGCTGCGCTCATCCGATGGGCCCGTTGAAGCTCGCCGACCTGATCGGCCCGGACGCAGTCGCCTCCATCGCCACGTCCCTCCACGACGAGTTCAAGAAACCCCTCTACGCCCCGCCGCCCCTGATCCGGCGCGTGGTCGAAGCCGGGCTGCTCGGCCGCAGGAGCGGCCGCGGCTTCCACACCTACGCCCGGGCCGAGGAGCCCCGGGGTCACCACAGAGCTGAGGGGCCCGCGTGTTGTGGAGATGGAAGTGCGGCGGACGGCGGTCCACCGCGCTCCCCCGCTTCGCGTTCCACGCCGGAGCTCGGTGGCTCATGTCACGTCCCGGGATACGAACAGCGACCCTCGCAGAGCGACCGACCCTCTAGGGTGACCGGTGCAGCTGGTTCGCCCTGCCCTCCAGGCAGACGCGTCGCAAGAGGGAACCCGGTGGGAATCCGGGACTGCCCCGCAGCGGTGAGTGGGAACGACCGCCGTCATACGCACTGGATCCGGTCGGATCTGGGAAGCGACGGCCAGTAGGAATCTGCCCCGGCAGGATGCCCACAAGTCCGAAGACCTGCCCGTTGCCCGCACGCGACCCCTCGTGTGCGGATATCCCGGTGACCTCGTGGGCGGGTCGGCGTACGTATCGGACGAGACGGCGCGCCTCTTGGGCGTGCACATGTTCCGTCCGGTTCGTCACCCCTTCGCGTCCGTGTCCCGTCTCCGGGATCTCAAGGAGTCATCTCGCGAAGGAGATTTCCGTGACAGCGAAGCCCGCAGCAGCGGCAACACGGGCAACCGTGTACGGCTACCCCCGCCAGGGACCGAACCGGGAACTGAAGAAGGCCATCGAGGGCTACTGGAAGGGCCGGATCACCGCCGACGCCCTCCGGGATACGGCAGCGGATCTGCGCCGGGCCAGTTGGCAGCAACTGGCAGACGCCGGTATCCAGGAAGTGCCCACCGGCGACTTCTCGTACTACGACCATGTCCTGGACACCAGCGTCATGGTCGGTGCCGTCCCGCAGCGGCACCGTGAGGCGGTCGGCGCCGACGCTCTCGACGGCTACTTCGCGTCAGCACGCGGCACTCAGGATGTGGCGCCGCTCGAGATGACGAAGTGGTTCGACACCAACTACCACTATCTCGTGCCCGAGCTCGGCCCGGACACCACCTGCACCGCGGACTCGTCCAAGCAGGTCGGCGAGCTCAAGGAAGCCCTCGCCCTCGGACACACCGCCCGGCCTGTGCTCGTCGGCCCAGCCACCTATCTCCTGCTCGCCAAGCCCGCCCCCGGAGTGCCGGCCGATTTCGAGCCGCTCACTCTGCTGGACCGGATCCTTCCGGTCTATGCGGAGGTACTCGCCGATCTGCGCGCGGCCGGCGCGGACTGGGTACAGCTCGACGAGCCCGCACTCGTCCAGGACCGCAACCCTGCCGAGCTCAGTGCCGCCGCCCGCGCGTATCGCGACCTCGGTGGCCTGACGGACCGCCCCAAGCTGCTCGTCGCCTCCTACTTCGGCCGGCTCGGAGATGCTCTGCCCGTCCTGGCGAAGGCCCCGCTCGACGGAGTGGCCCTCGGCTTCACCGACGCCGCGGCGGCCGACCTCGAAGACCTCGCCGCCGCCGGCGGGCTCCCCGGCAAGCGGCTCGTCGCCGGGGTCGTCAACGGCCGCAACATCTGGATCAACGACTACGAGAAGTCGCTGACCACGCTTGCCACGCTCCTGGGCCTCGCCGACCGGGTCGACGTCGCCGCCTCCTGCTCGCTGCTGCACGTCCCCCTCGACACAGCGCCCGAGAAGGACATCGATCCAGTGCTCCTCCGCTGGCTCGCTTTCGCCAGGCAGAAGACCACGGAGATCGTCACTCTCGCCAAGGGACTGTCCGAGGGCACCGACGCCATCGCCGCGGAGATCGCGGCCAATCGGGCCGGCCTCGCCTCGCGTGCCGCCTCCCCGATCACCCACGACCCCGCCGTGCGGGCCAGGACCGCCGCCATCACCGACGCCGACGGCCGTCGCTCCCAGCCCTACCCCGAGCGAGCAGCCGCCCAGCGGGCGCACCTCAAGCTGCCGCTGCTGCCGACGACGACCATCGGGTCGTTCCCCCAGACCGCTGAACTGCGCACGGCCCGCGCCGACCTGCGGGCCGGCAGGATCGGCACAGCCGGATACGAAGAGCGGTTCGAGGCCGAGATCGGTGAAGTCATCGCCTTCCAGGAGAAGACCGGAATCGACGTCCTGGTGCACGGTGAACCCGAGCGCAACGACATGGTCCAGTACTTCGCGGAGCAGCTGACCGGATACGTGGCCACCCAGCACGGGTGGGTCCAGTCCTACGGCACCCGTTACGTCCGGCCACCGGTCCTGGCCGGTGACATCTCCCGCCCCGAACCGATGACGGTGCGCTGGACGACGTACGCCCAGTCCCTCACCGACCGACCGGTCAAGGGCATGCTCACCGGCCCGGTCACCATGCTCGCCTGGTCCTTCGTCCGGGACGACCAGCCCCTCGGCGACACCGCCCGCCAGGTCGCCCTCGCCCTGCGCGACTAGGTCGACGACCTGGAGAACAACGGCACATCGGTCATCCAGGTCGACGAACCCGCTCTGCGCGAGACCCTGCCCCTTCGCGTGGCGGACCACGCCGGATATCTGAACTGGGCGACCGAATCGTTCCGGCTCACCACCAGCGGCGTACGACCGGACACTCAGATCCACACCCACATGTGCTACGCCGAATTCGGTGACCTCGTCCAGGCCATCGACGAGCTCGACGCCGACGTCATCAGCCTGGAGGCCGCTCGCTCCCACATGCAGGTCTCCCGCGAACTGGCCGCACACGGCTATCCGCGCGAAGCAGGTCCCGGCGTGTACGACATCCACTCCCCGCGTGTGCCCGACGCGGAGGAGGCTGCCGCACTTCTTCGCAAGGGACTGAAGGCCATTCCCGCCGAACGGCTGTGGGTCAACCCCGACTGCGACCTGAAGACCCGTGGCTGGCCCGAGACCAAGGCGTCCCTGGAGAACCTCGTCACCGCCGCCCACACGGTCCGGAGCGAACTGCCCGCGTCCTGACCGGAGAACTCCGTAGCCGGGGCGCCCGCGCGCGCCCCGGCTACGGAGTCTGCGGTGCACAGGAGATTGCGGCCGAGCAGGCGGGTGTGACCATAAGCCGGTGCCCTCTCGTAAGTGACCGGCTCAAGAACGTCGAGGCCTCAGTCGGACCATGCCGGAATGGGGATGACCGGCGTGCACTCTGCGAACCTACCGGCCTCCGTGGGCCGTTGGCGCTCGAGCTTTCGCATCGCGTATTCCCTGGCGTCCCCTCACCGGCGGGGTACGGCAGCCCATGGCGTGACAACGCTCCCGAAGGGAAACCAGTTCAAGTTCAAGGCCCCAGGCGGTCAGTGGAACGAACGACGGAGTCGTAAGTCCTGGCGCTCACCCACTGCCCCGCCAGGACGCCTGCCGGCTCGCCGGATTCCTGCGAGAACAGCTCGGCGTCAGAGCCGGTCCATCCGGCGCCGCGTCCGCGCGCGAGTGAGACATGCGGCTTCCAGCGCTCAGGGGAATGGATGGGATTGAGTCGTCCGCAGCCTGCGGAATCGTACAGCGTTCGCCATACCGTCTCGTGCAGACGCAGCAGCGCCGCTTCGGGTAGGACAGCCCAGGCCAGGACATTGGTCCGTCCGGTGAATCGCAGCGTTCCATCGAGGTGCAACGGGATCGGCAGGACAGCAAGGGCTCGCGCCAGACTCAGACGTACCTCCGGTGCGAGATCGACTGCCGTGGCAAGGGTCAGGTGCGGACGGTTCGTCGGATGCCGATGTGCCGCAAGGCTCGGCAGGCCGTCGTTCAGCAGACGGCACCAAACTTCACCGACGGCCCGGTTTGTCATCTCGTCGGGCAGTAGTTCAATGCTGTGCACCGAATCAGCCTACAACTCCTTTCGGTACCGGCTCGCAATCGACGTTGGCCGACCATCTCGATCTCCTCGGACAAGCGCCCTCAGTTCCGCGATCTCCTTGCGGTCCCATTCCGTGTATCGCCCCTCCATCCACCTCCGCATTGCGGAACAAAAGCAAAGTAATGACACCTGCGCATTTCAGCACTGGAGACCGGAGGCGGGTGTAGCGTCTGGGTCAGCTGTCGTGGTTCCGAAGTACTGGCCGCCGTGCGCTCGCGCTGGCGATTGTGCTGTTCGAGTCTCTGAGAACCCGGGCGATCACCTCCGGCTTCGCACGGTGCGGGGCCCGCTTTCAATCACCTTGGAGGACGACATGGCCAGCGGAACCGTCAAGTGGTTCAACGCGGAAAAGGGATTCGGATTCATCGAGCAGGACGGCGGAGGCCCCGATGTATTCGCTCACTACTCCAACATCGCAAGCTCCGGCTTTCGTGAGCTCCAGGAAGGCCAGAAGGTGAACTTCGACGTCGTCCAGGGGCAGAAGGGCCCACAGGCGGAGAACATCACACCCGCTTGAGCTTGCACCTCCCCAGGGCTCGCCTCGCGACAGTCGCGGGGCGGGTCTTGTGCGTTCACGGAACCGTTCCGACTGAGGCAGCTGGACTGCTCGGCCACATTCAGGCTCACCCGCACACGACGGCAGGGACGTGTGGCGGCGCCATCCGGCGCCTGGAGCTCAGCCCTGGAACTCCTTAAGCGCTTGCTCAGCCAATGTCAGTCGAAGTTGCTCATCGGTCACCCGGTCTGTCCAGAGTCCGAGTCTGTGATCCAGCGCCCTTCGGCGGAGTCGTGCACGTACGCCGGCCTCTCCCTGGTCCCGCTCGTGCGGAACGGCTTCCCGCCGTCCGTGATCCGCACCGTCCCCGTACGGCCCCCGGCGCTCCACTCCAGCTCCAGGTACCAGCGGCAGTCGCAGCCCGCCGTCCGCGCGGAGACCAGCAGCTCCTC includes:
- a CDS encoding 2'-5' RNA ligase family protein: MHSIELLPDEMTNRAVGEVWCRLLNDGLPSLAAHRHPTNRPHLTLATAVDLAPEVRLSLARALAVLPIPLHLDGTLRFTGRTNVLAWAVLPEAALLRLHETVWRTLYDSAGCGRLNPIHSPERWKPHVSLARGRGAGWTGSDAELFSQESGEPAGVLAGQWVSARTYDSVVRSTDRLGP
- a CDS encoding DUF1707 SHOCT-like domain-containing protein — protein: MPLVGEEDRDTAVQRLQDAYAEGIISHEELDERLHRVLTAELQSELVSALALLPAEHPGTTSTIAVAGGRIQRRGVWRVPRILKVESAFGRVRLDLSRAVIEHPIVDIELQLGTGRAKITVPREAVVEGLQTGWKDLRYKARPLTRPGGPKIRISGTMGFGRLKIRHARR
- a CDS encoding cold-shock protein, yielding MASGTVKWFNAEKGFGFIEQDGGGPDVFAHYSNIASSGFRELQEGQKVNFDVVQGQKGPQAENITPA